In the genome of Christensenella timonensis, one region contains:
- a CDS encoding ABC transporter ATP-binding protein, whose amino-acid sequence MNEKLVVENLSKVFGTNEVLHGIGFTVREGEFLSVLGPSGCGKTTLLRMLIGLEQPTDGKIYKDGRDITNSAPFERGMGIVFQNYALFENMTVLGNVEYALRKNPAFKEKARETAEHLIEQVGLAEHKEKRPGKLSGGQQQRVAIARTLALNPDIILFDEPMSALDVDTRLSLRGELKNIQKKFGSTMIYITHDQEEAFAMSDRIMVLNEGKVQQLDTPRGIIDHPANDYVERFVIHNIQLKIDSLIQFARTKV is encoded by the coding sequence ATGAATGAAAAACTTGTAGTTGAGAACCTTTCAAAGGTGTTTGGGACAAATGAGGTGCTGCACGGCATCGGTTTTACGGTGCGCGAAGGGGAATTTTTATCCGTGCTGGGGCCATCCGGCTGTGGCAAGACGACGCTTTTGCGCATGCTGATCGGCCTTGAGCAGCCCACGGACGGCAAGATATACAAGGACGGCAGGGATATCACGAACAGTGCGCCCTTTGAAAGGGGCATGGGTATCGTATTCCAGAACTATGCTTTGTTTGAAAACATGACCGTTCTCGGCAACGTAGAGTATGCGCTCAGGAAGAATCCGGCTTTTAAGGAAAAAGCCCGCGAAACGGCGGAACATTTGATTGAGCAGGTCGGGCTCGCGGAGCATAAAGAGAAGCGGCCGGGCAAACTTTCTGGCGGGCAGCAGCAGCGCGTGGCGATCGCGAGGACACTGGCCTTAAACCCTGACATCATCTTGTTTGACGAGCCAATGTCTGCGTTGGATGTGGATACGCGCCTTTCGCTGCGCGGCGAGCTGAAAAATATCCAGAAAAAATTTGGTTCGACGATGATCTATATCACGCACGACCAGGAAGAGGCGTTTGCGATGTCCGACCGGATCATGGTTTTAAACGAGGGCAAAGTGCAGCAGCTAGATACCCCCAGAGGCATCATCGACCATCCGGCCAACGACTATGTGGAACGCTTTGTAATCCACAATATCCAGTTGAAGATCGACTCACTGATCCAGTTTGCGAGGACAAAGGTATGA
- a CDS encoding extracellular solute-binding protein — protein MKRFLIILLAVLLCISFTSCSGKGENTVVIYSSAEQYRNEFILSRLKEQFPQYDIILGYMPTGNQAARLLVEGEKSECDIAYDMEYGYVDKLKDVFADLSDYDMSRFEPDMLDEDHKVLPECRNGGCIAVNVDILKQKGLPEPKNYGDLLKPEYHGLVSMPNPKSSGTGYMFLKSLVNAWGEERAFDYFDQLSQNILQYTSSGSGPVNALVQGEAAIGLAMTSQAVKEINNGAPLKILYFEEGSPYSRYGIGMVKGKENRQCVRDVFDYLDSTLVAEDKELFFPEKIYKDIDFEMENFPKDIKYADMSNDTKAEKERLLEKWVH, from the coding sequence ATGAAACGATTTCTGATAATTCTATTGGCTGTTTTATTATGCATTTCGTTTACCTCCTGTTCAGGTAAAGGAGAGAACACGGTCGTGATCTACTCCAGTGCGGAACAATACCGCAATGAATTTATTCTTTCACGCCTTAAAGAACAATTTCCACAATACGATATCATACTTGGCTATATGCCGACAGGCAACCAGGCCGCCCGCCTGTTGGTGGAAGGGGAGAAGTCTGAATGCGACATAGCCTACGACATGGAATATGGATATGTCGATAAATTAAAGGACGTTTTTGCAGATTTGTCGGATTATGATATGTCGCGTTTTGAACCGGATATGCTGGACGAGGATCACAAGGTTTTACCGGAATGCCGGAACGGCGGTTGTATTGCCGTCAATGTGGATATTTTAAAACAAAAGGGTTTACCGGAACCTAAAAACTATGGGGATTTATTGAAACCGGAATATCACGGCCTGGTATCCATGCCCAACCCGAAATCGTCCGGGACAGGATATATGTTTTTGAAAAGCCTGGTCAATGCGTGGGGAGAAGAACGGGCTTTTGATTACTTTGATCAATTATCCCAAAATATTTTGCAGTATACCTCCTCCGGCTCGGGGCCGGTCAACGCCCTGGTGCAGGGCGAAGCTGCGATCGGCCTTGCGATGACGAGCCAGGCTGTGAAGGAAATCAATAATGGAGCGCCGCTTAAAATCCTGTATTTTGAGGAAGGTTCTCCGTATTCCCGTTACGGCATAGGCATGGTAAAGGGAAAGGAAAACCGCCAGTGCGTACGGGATGTATTTGACTACCTCGATTCGACGTTGGTAGCCGAGGATAAAGAGCTGTTCTTTCCTGAAAAAATTTATAAGGATATTGATTTCGAGATGGAGAACTTCCCGAAAGATATTAAGTATGCGGATATGAGCAACGATACCAAGGCAGAAAAGGAACGTCTGCTGGAAAAGTGGGTACACTAG
- a CDS encoding 2-hydroxyacyl-CoA dehydratase — protein MAKYALGLDIGSTTIKIVLVDGDNTILFDRYRRHFSDVRGELLNLFKEIAQECGEYEVTSAITGSGGLTVANLLGLPFVQEVVAGARATQKYIPQADVVLELGGEDAKITYMKPSLEQRMNGTCAGGTGAFIDQMATLLNTDPMGLNELAKSYHTLYPIAARCGVFAKTDVQPLINEGAAKEDIAASIFQSVVNQTISGLACGRPIRGNVAFLGGPLHYLTELRQRFIETLHLEGEAIIHPDNSHLFVALGAALMAEGKTFQVKELPDMLTAAGEGAHETRRLRPLFESDEEYDAFTTRHAQKNVQRAEIGKADGACYLGLDAGSTTIKAVLIDDQYRMLYSHYHSNEGNPLDSAVEIVKDVYDKLPPKAYIAGACVTGYGEAIIKEALKLDLGEIETMAHYKAAEFFNKDVDLIIDIGGQDMKCLRIKNGVVDGIMLNEACSSGCGSFLQTFAYSLGIPIQEFAQEALKSRNPVDLGTRCTVFMNSRVKQAQKEGATVGDISAGLSYSVVKNALYKVIKVKDPADLGKNIVVQGGTFKNNAILRTFELELNREVVRPDIAELMGAFGAALLAKKEMQGKRSSMLGRDELSNFTYKGSFARCGKCENRCMLTITTFEDGRKFVSGNRCEKGSGVVKKNDMPNLYDYKLKRVFDYEPLPEDQAPNGTIGIPRALNIFENYPFWHAMFTKLGFRVVLSDPSSHAIFEKGMETISSDTVCYPAKLIHGHIENLAEKGVKKIFYPCIPFERKEFGDSNNHYNCPVVTSYPEVIKSNMDVLSRNGIEFINFFVALDEKEFMPQKIMKEFGKYGVTEQQAREAADAAYAALDQFKQDMRDQGEKTLAWLQETGNTGIVLAGRPYHVDAEINHGIPSLITSYGLAVLTEDSVAHLGHLERPIRVMDQWAFHTRLYEAAAAVARYDCLQLVQLNSFGCGLDAITTDQVHEIIEAAGKIYTVLKIDEISNLGAAKIRLRSLIAALKEQKEDAIEHPGKKEETKNAVWRRRIFTKEMREKGTIVCPQMAPLQFQFLKQAFDPTGYNFKVLTEVTKEDIDVGLKYVNNDACYPTIIVVGQLVNAFLTGKLDPDNTVIMLTQTGGGCRASNYLAFLRKALKEAGFPQVVVVSINFSGLEKNPGFRFTPGLAMRLLLAIPLGDLLQKLLLATRPYEKNKGETNALFDKWVGKVQDIVQHTRYFGYRKAAKQMVRDFEAVKRTDAVKPKVGIVGEILVKYHPDANNHAIEVIEREGGEAVMPALMEFFTYSLYSCKFKHEEMGKSKGVYKASMFGIWLVNWFRNPIQRALRKSKYYTPYPNIQHLAEQSEEMISCGNCTGEGWFLTAEMLHLIEEGAPNIICVQPFACLPNHVVGKGMIRGIRNKYPQANIVAVDYDPGASEVNQLNRIKLMIYSAFENLKLQQEQKQG, from the coding sequence ATGGCAAAATACGCTTTAGGGTTGGACATCGGTTCTACTACCATTAAGATTGTCTTAGTAGACGGTGACAACACCATTTTATTCGATAGATACAGAAGGCATTTTTCGGACGTACGCGGCGAGCTTTTAAATCTTTTCAAAGAGATTGCGCAGGAATGCGGCGAATATGAGGTCACCTCGGCTATCACAGGCTCTGGTGGCCTTACTGTTGCAAATCTGCTTGGCCTGCCGTTTGTGCAGGAGGTAGTTGCGGGAGCGCGGGCAACGCAAAAGTATATCCCGCAGGCGGATGTCGTTTTGGAGCTCGGCGGCGAGGATGCCAAGATCACTTACATGAAGCCATCCTTAGAACAGCGCATGAACGGTACCTGTGCTGGTGGTACGGGCGCATTCATCGACCAGATGGCCACGCTTTTGAATACTGACCCGATGGGGCTTAACGAGCTTGCAAAGTCCTATCATACCCTTTATCCGATCGCTGCACGCTGCGGCGTGTTTGCCAAGACGGACGTGCAGCCGCTGATCAATGAAGGCGCGGCCAAGGAGGATATTGCCGCGTCTATTTTTCAGTCCGTAGTGAATCAAACGATATCCGGCCTTGCATGCGGCCGGCCGATCCGCGGGAACGTAGCTTTCCTCGGCGGGCCTCTTCATTATTTGACGGAGCTGCGGCAGCGGTTTATTGAGACGTTGCATTTGGAGGGGGAGGCGATCATCCATCCGGACAATTCGCATTTGTTTGTGGCGCTGGGCGCCGCCCTGATGGCGGAGGGAAAAACTTTCCAGGTCAAGGAACTGCCGGATATGCTCACCGCAGCAGGGGAAGGCGCGCACGAAACGCGCCGTTTGCGTCCGCTGTTTGAGTCGGATGAAGAATATGATGCCTTTACAACGCGGCACGCGCAAAAGAACGTGCAGCGCGCAGAGATCGGCAAGGCTGACGGGGCATGTTATCTGGGGCTCGACGCCGGAAGCACGACGATCAAGGCGGTATTGATCGACGACCAGTACCGTATGCTTTATTCGCACTATCATTCCAACGAGGGCAATCCTCTGGATTCTGCGGTAGAAATCGTAAAGGATGTTTATGACAAACTGCCTCCAAAGGCTTATATTGCCGGCGCCTGCGTCACCGGTTACGGCGAAGCGATTATCAAGGAAGCTTTGAAGCTTGACCTCGGCGAGATCGAGACGATGGCACACTATAAGGCGGCGGAATTTTTTAATAAGGATGTAGACCTGATTATTGATATCGGTGGACAGGACATGAAATGCCTGCGCATTAAAAACGGCGTGGTGGACGGGATCATGCTGAATGAGGCATGTTCTTCCGGCTGCGGCAGTTTTTTGCAGACCTTTGCATATTCCCTCGGCATACCGATCCAGGAATTCGCGCAGGAGGCGCTTAAATCTCGCAACCCCGTTGATCTGGGGACGCGCTGCACGGTATTTATGAACAGCCGTGTGAAGCAGGCGCAAAAGGAAGGCGCTACGGTGGGGGATATTTCCGCCGGCCTTTCCTATTCCGTAGTTAAGAATGCGCTCTACAAGGTCATCAAGGTCAAGGATCCGGCTGATTTGGGCAAAAATATCGTTGTGCAGGGCGGCACATTCAAAAACAATGCGATCCTGCGTACGTTTGAGCTGGAGCTTAACAGGGAAGTCGTACGCCCGGATATCGCGGAGCTGATGGGTGCGTTTGGCGCGGCCCTGCTGGCCAAAAAGGAGATGCAGGGGAAACGTTCGTCGATGCTCGGGCGTGATGAGCTTTCAAACTTTACCTATAAGGGGAGCTTTGCCCGCTGTGGGAAATGCGAAAATCGTTGTATGCTCACGATCACGACGTTTGAGGACGGCAGGAAATTTGTTTCCGGCAACCGGTGCGAAAAGGGGAGCGGCGTCGTGAAGAAGAACGACATGCCGAACCTTTACGATTATAAGCTCAAGCGTGTCTTTGACTATGAACCGCTGCCGGAGGACCAGGCGCCTAACGGGACGATCGGGATACCGCGAGCGCTGAACATCTTTGAAAATTATCCGTTCTGGCACGCGATGTTTACCAAACTAGGCTTTCGGGTGGTGCTTTCTGATCCGTCCAGCCATGCGATTTTTGAAAAGGGCATGGAGACGATCTCGTCCGATACGGTTTGTTATCCGGCGAAGCTGATCCATGGGCATATCGAAAACCTGGCGGAAAAGGGAGTCAAAAAGATTTTCTATCCGTGTATTCCTTTCGAGCGCAAGGAATTTGGCGATTCCAACAACCATTACAATTGCCCGGTCGTCACATCCTATCCGGAAGTGATCAAAAGCAATATGGACGTCCTTTCCCGAAACGGCATCGAATTCATCAATTTCTTCGTAGCGCTCGACGAGAAGGAATTCATGCCGCAGAAGATCATGAAGGAATTCGGAAAATACGGGGTCACGGAGCAGCAGGCGCGCGAAGCCGCAGACGCCGCGTATGCGGCGCTTGACCAGTTCAAGCAGGATATGCGCGACCAGGGCGAAAAAACGCTTGCATGGCTGCAGGAGACCGGAAATACGGGCATCGTGCTCGCGGGACGTCCTTACCATGTGGATGCGGAGATCAATCACGGGATTCCGTCGCTCATCACGAGCTATGGCCTTGCTGTGCTCACGGAGGACAGCGTAGCGCATCTGGGGCATTTGGAGCGCCCGATCCGCGTGATGGACCAGTGGGCATTCCATACGCGCCTTTATGAGGCTGCCGCGGCCGTTGCACGTTATGATTGCCTGCAGTTGGTGCAGCTCAATTCGTTTGGCTGCGGCCTGGACGCGATCACGACAGACCAGGTGCATGAAATCATTGAAGCGGCAGGAAAAATTTATACGGTATTGAAGATCGACGAGATCAGTAACCTCGGCGCCGCCAAGATCCGGCTGCGCTCCCTGATCGCCGCTTTAAAAGAACAGAAAGAAGATGCTATAGAGCATCCGGGCAAAAAAGAAGAGACCAAAAACGCAGTGTGGCGCCGACGTATCTTTACCAAGGAAATGCGTGAAAAGGGGACGATCGTCTGTCCGCAGATGGCCCCGCTGCAGTTCCAGTTCTTAAAACAGGCGTTTGATCCGACAGGTTACAACTTCAAGGTGTTGACGGAGGTGACCAAGGAAGATATCGATGTGGGCCTTAAATACGTCAACAACGATGCGTGTTATCCGACGATCATCGTCGTAGGGCAGCTTGTGAACGCTTTTCTGACGGGCAAGCTTGACCCGGACAATACGGTTATCATGCTGACGCAGACAGGCGGCGGATGCCGTGCTTCCAACTATCTCGCGTTCCTGCGCAAGGCGCTCAAAGAAGCGGGTTTCCCGCAGGTCGTTGTCGTATCCATTAACTTCTCAGGTTTGGAGAAAAACCCCGGCTTCCGCTTTACGCCGGGCCTTGCAATGCGGCTGCTCCTTGCGATTCCGCTGGGGGATCTGCTGCAAAAGCTGCTGCTCGCGACCCGGCCTTACGAAAAGAACAAAGGCGAGACAAATGCGCTCTTTGATAAGTGGGTTGGCAAAGTGCAGGATATCGTGCAACACACGCGCTATTTCGGTTACCGTAAGGCAGCGAAACAGATGGTCAGGGACTTCGAGGCGGTAAAGCGTACGGATGCTGTCAAGCCGAAGGTCGGCATCGTAGGAGAGATCTTGGTAAAATACCATCCGGACGCCAACAACCATGCGATCGAGGTGATCGAGCGGGAAGGCGGCGAAGCGGTGATGCCTGCCCTGATGGAATTTTTCACCTACAGCCTTTACAGCTGCAAATTCAAGCATGAAGAAATGGGCAAATCCAAAGGGGTCTATAAGGCGTCCATGTTTGGTATCTGGCTGGTAAACTGGTTCCGCAACCCCATCCAGCGTGCGCTCAGGAAGAGCAAATATTATACGCCTTATCCGAATATCCAGCATCTGGCGGAGCAGTCGGAAGAGATGATCTCCTGTGGAAACTGCACTGGGGAAGGGTGGTTTTTGACTGCGGAGATGCTGCACCTGATCGAGGAGGGGGCGCCCAACATTATTTGCGTACAGCCCTTTGCCTGCCTGCCCAACCATGTCGTGGGCAAGGGCATGATCCGCGGGATCAGGAACAAGTATCCGCAGGCGAACATTGTCGCGGTCGACTATGACCCGGGAGCGTCCGAGGTCAACCAGTTGAACCGTATCAAGCTGATGATCTACAGCGCGTTCGAGAACTTAAAGCTGCAGCAGGAACAAAAACAGGGATAA
- a CDS encoding C40 family peptidase translates to MKSIISNVKDGLLKTVGTVKGKLSEVTGNISNMRKVQKRKVLRTYQNTAVKRSGGVSPMRASRMGSAASPQPTGRVVRRYAAKKVNMKRFTAVIAIALVAVMVPVMVLAANGDATQTPEPETTPVVAAAATAESPSEAPQVSETKQETTQVSEESSSLTAESVETPEATAEPEPTPEPTPQYVTLTAGMNDPSVPALQQRLMDLHYMSQDQTTDYFGPATLMAVQAFQRKHGLDVDGAAGAETQAAIFSADAKEYTAALGADGDDVSRIQERLLELGYNVSVTGHFGEMTDKAVREFQRMCGLTDDGSVGSVTKDVLFSDNAEPSTAKVEADKKAAEEEKKKEESSSSNKGNGSSSSDKGSSSSGSSGSSSSGGSSSGGSSSKPSYSADPGNVEAFIDVAMAQVGKPYRLGGKGPDSFDCSGFVYYALRESGNGIGYMTSGGWAGAGFTTVGWDDLERGDILCLSGHVAIYLGDNTVVDASSSSGKIVVRSMGSYFSNNFICAKRPL, encoded by the coding sequence ATGAAAAGTATTATATCTAATGTTAAGGATGGTCTTTTGAAGACGGTTGGCACCGTAAAAGGCAAACTGTCGGAAGTGACCGGCAATATCTCTAACATGAGAAAAGTACAGAAGAGAAAAGTATTGAGGACGTATCAGAATACGGCGGTAAAACGCAGCGGCGGCGTTTCCCCCATGCGTGCGTCCCGTATGGGCAGCGCGGCGTCCCCGCAGCCGACAGGCCGTGTGGTTCGCAGGTATGCTGCTAAGAAAGTCAATATGAAGCGTTTCACAGCGGTCATCGCGATTGCGCTTGTGGCAGTCATGGTACCGGTGATGGTATTGGCGGCCAATGGCGATGCCACGCAGACGCCCGAACCGGAAACAACACCGGTAGTAGCGGCTGCAGCGACGGCAGAGAGCCCTTCGGAAGCTCCACAGGTCTCCGAAACGAAGCAAGAAACGACGCAGGTATCGGAAGAGAGCAGTTCACTTACGGCTGAATCGGTCGAAACACCGGAAGCTACGGCAGAACCGGAACCGACGCCCGAGCCAACGCCACAATATGTGACTCTGACGGCAGGCATGAACGATCCTTCTGTCCCGGCATTGCAGCAGCGCCTGATGGATCTGCATTACATGTCCCAGGATCAGACAACGGACTACTTTGGACCTGCAACGCTGATGGCTGTACAGGCTTTCCAGCGCAAGCATGGCCTTGACGTAGACGGTGCGGCGGGGGCTGAAACGCAGGCGGCGATCTTCTCTGCCGATGCAAAAGAATATACGGCGGCCCTTGGCGCTGATGGCGACGATGTGTCCCGTATCCAGGAAAGATTATTAGAGCTTGGTTACAATGTAAGCGTAACAGGCCATTTCGGTGAAATGACGGATAAGGCTGTAAGGGAATTCCAGCGCATGTGCGGCCTGACGGACGACGGCAGCGTTGGCAGCGTGACAAAGGATGTATTATTCTCTGATAATGCTGAACCTTCGACAGCGAAAGTTGAGGCCGATAAAAAAGCGGCTGAAGAAGAAAAGAAGAAAGAGGAAAGCAGTTCCTCCAATAAAGGAAACGGTTCTTCCAGCAGTGATAAGGGCAGCAGCTCTTCCGGCTCTTCGGGTAGCTCCTCAAGTGGCGGCTCCTCGTCGGGCGGTTCCAGCAGCAAACCTTCTTACTCTGCTGATCCGGGTAACGTTGAAGCGTTTATAGACGTAGCAATGGCCCAGGTTGGCAAGCCGTATCGCCTCGGCGGTAAAGGCCCGGATTCGTTTGACTGCTCCGGTTTCGTATACTATGCCCTCAGGGAGAGCGGCAACGGCATCGGATATATGACCTCCGGTGGTTGGGCAGGCGCAGGTTTCACGACAGTAGGCTGGGATGATCTCGAACGCGGCGACATTCTCTGTTTGAGCGGACATGTGGCGATCTACCTGGGAGACAACACGGTGGTGGATGCTTCTTCGAGTTCTGGAAAGATCGTAGTCAGAAGCATGGGTTCTTACTTCTCAAATAACTTCATCTGTGCGAAGAGACCCCTCTAA
- a CDS encoding 4Fe-4S dicluster domain-containing protein, protein MEYEKILEGRFISLYGSALLPESLRVYDGLDYAISFAVPLPDAVVDAVVDGPTKTYFHHYRTCNAFLDQTAFLLVQAIRREGYDAAYVPASQSVSGGGYRGLLPHKAAARLCGLGGIGDNDLFMTREYGCRVRLCTVLTDMPLETANVRENPCLHCGMCARACPSGALYGREWSEGIDVREIVDVEMCSRHMKKAYQGIGRGAVCGICMAVCPVGKKK, encoded by the coding sequence GTGGAATACGAGAAGATATTGGAAGGCCGCTTTATCAGCCTGTACGGCAGCGCATTATTGCCGGAAAGCCTGCGTGTATATGATGGCCTTGACTATGCAATCTCATTTGCCGTCCCGCTGCCGGATGCGGTCGTTGATGCGGTGGTGGATGGGCCGACAAAAACGTATTTCCACCATTACAGGACGTGCAATGCGTTTTTAGACCAGACTGCTTTTTTGCTGGTGCAGGCGATCAGGCGGGAAGGGTATGACGCTGCTTATGTCCCGGCCTCGCAGTCCGTGAGCGGAGGCGGGTACCGCGGCCTCCTGCCGCATAAAGCAGCGGCCCGGCTGTGCGGCCTCGGCGGGATCGGCGACAACGACCTGTTCATGACGCGCGAATACGGCTGCAGGGTACGGCTGTGTACGGTGCTCACAGATATGCCCCTTGAAACAGCGAACGTGAGAGAGAACCCCTGCCTGCATTGCGGTATGTGTGCAAGGGCTTGCCCGAGCGGGGCGCTTTACGGAAGGGAATGGAGCGAAGGGATCGATGTCCGGGAGATCGTGGATGTCGAGATGTGCAGCAGGCACATGAAGAAGGCGTACCAGGGGATCGGCAGGGGCGCCGTATGCGGGATATGCATGGCGGTTTGCCCGGTAGGCAAAAAGAAATAA
- a CDS encoding sodium pump decarboxylase gamma subunit, translated as MNEVLINSLDLMWKGMLSIFVVIAAICIVVMIMNRVTRKKKQKE; from the coding sequence ATGAACGAAGTATTGATAAATTCTCTGGATTTGATGTGGAAGGGCATGCTTTCCATCTTTGTCGTGATCGCGGCGATCTGCATTGTTGTCATGATCATGAACAGGGTAACCAGGAAGAAAAAACAGAAAGAATAA